Proteins from a genomic interval of Lysobacter arenosi:
- a CDS encoding amidohydrolase: MTNLRVSLVQGETRWHDPAGNREYYGRLIAPLHGTTDLVILPETFTSGFSNDAIGNAEGMDGPTVAWIGEQARKLDAAVMGSVQLRTDEGVFNRLLFATPDGALHTYDKRHLFRYAREHERYAAGRDRLVLEWRGWRICPLVCYDLRFPVFSRNRFDVERPGQLDYDLLVFVANWPSARSYPWKTLLRARAIENLSFVAAVNRVGTDGNGLHYAGDSAVIDFVGHPVSECADEEVVVTTTLLAAELSAHRERFPAMLDGDAFELR, from the coding sequence ATGACCAACCTGCGCGTCTCGCTGGTCCAGGGCGAGACCCGCTGGCACGATCCGGCCGGCAACCGCGAGTACTACGGCCGCCTGATCGCGCCGCTGCACGGCACGACCGACCTGGTGATCCTGCCGGAGACCTTCACCAGCGGCTTCTCCAACGATGCGATCGGCAACGCCGAAGGCATGGACGGCCCGACCGTGGCCTGGATCGGCGAACAGGCGCGCAAGCTCGACGCGGCGGTGATGGGCAGCGTGCAGCTGCGCACCGACGAGGGCGTCTTCAATCGTCTGCTGTTTGCCACCCCCGACGGTGCACTGCACACCTACGACAAGCGTCATCTGTTCCGCTATGCCCGCGAGCACGAGCGTTATGCCGCCGGTCGCGACAGGCTGGTGCTGGAGTGGCGCGGCTGGCGGATCTGTCCGCTGGTCTGCTACGACCTGCGCTTCCCGGTGTTCTCGCGCAACCGTTTCGACGTCGAGCGTCCAGGCCAGCTCGACTACGACCTGCTGGTCTTCGTCGCCAACTGGCCGTCGGCGCGCAGCTACCCGTGGAAGACGCTGCTGCGTGCGCGCGCGATCGAGAACCTGAGCTTCGTCGCCGCGGTCAATCGCGTCGGCACCGACGGCAACGGCCTGCACTACGCCGGCGACAGCGCGGTGATCGACTTCGTCGGTCACCCCGTCAGCGAATGCGCCGACGAGGAAGTCGTGGTCACCACGACTTTGCTCGCCGCTGAACTTTCGGCACACCGGGAGCGCTTCCCGGCCATGCTCGACGGCGATGCCTTCGAGCTGAGATAA
- a CDS encoding pyridoxal phosphate-dependent aminotransferase translates to MTLQTKLPKVGTTIFTVMSQLAVEHKAVNLGQGFPDFAVPDRLIQALDRAMRDGHNQYAPMTGIPALRQAIAAKTERCYGYRPDADAEVTVASGASEAIFDAIAAVVRPGDEVIVLDPCYDCYEPAIDLAGGRAVHVPLDPATFAPDWSLVRAAITQKTRLLMVNSPHNPSGAMFDADDIEQLTALLRGTDILLLSDEVYEHIVFDGRIHESVLRHPELRERAFVVSSFGKTYHCTGWKVGYCIAPPALSAELRKVHQYNTFCTFAPAQWAFAEMIEAEPEHYEQLGAFYQAKRDRFREQLLTTRLKPLPVPGGYFQLVDYSAVSDLDDAAFCRWLTIEKGVAAIPLSPFYETPPQGQRLARLCFAKNEATLDAAIERLQKL, encoded by the coding sequence ATGACCCTGCAAACCAAACTGCCCAAGGTCGGCACCACCATTTTCACCGTGATGTCGCAGCTCGCGGTTGAGCACAAGGCCGTGAACCTCGGCCAGGGCTTCCCCGACTTCGCCGTGCCCGATCGCCTGATCCAGGCGCTGGACCGCGCCATGCGCGATGGCCACAACCAGTACGCGCCGATGACCGGCATCCCGGCGCTGCGCCAGGCGATCGCGGCCAAGACCGAGCGCTGCTACGGCTACCGCCCCGATGCCGACGCCGAGGTCACCGTGGCCTCGGGCGCCAGCGAGGCGATCTTCGATGCGATCGCCGCCGTGGTCCGGCCGGGCGATGAAGTGATCGTGCTCGACCCCTGCTACGACTGCTACGAGCCGGCGATCGACCTGGCCGGCGGCCGCGCGGTGCACGTGCCGCTCGACCCGGCGACCTTCGCTCCGGACTGGAGCCTGGTGCGCGCCGCGATTACTCAGAAGACGCGGCTGCTGATGGTCAACTCGCCGCACAACCCGTCCGGCGCGATGTTCGACGCCGACGACATCGAGCAGCTGACCGCGTTGCTGCGCGGCACCGACATCCTGCTGCTGTCGGACGAGGTCTATGAACACATCGTGTTCGATGGCCGCATCCACGAGTCGGTGCTGCGTCATCCGGAGCTGCGCGAACGCGCCTTCGTCGTGTCGAGCTTCGGCAAGACCTACCACTGCACCGGCTGGAAGGTCGGCTACTGCATCGCGCCGCCGGCGCTGTCGGCCGAGTTGCGCAAGGTGCACCAGTACAACACCTTCTGCACGTTCGCCCCGGCGCAGTGGGCGTTCGCCGAAATGATCGAAGCCGAGCCCGAGCACTACGAGCAGCTCGGCGCGTTCTACCAGGCCAAGCGCGACCGTTTCCGCGAGCAGCTGCTGACCACGCGCCTGAAGCCGTTGCCGGTGCCGGGCGGGTACTTCCAGCTGGTCGACTATTCGGCGGTGAGCGACCTTGACGATGCCGCGTTCTGCCGCTGGCTGACGATCGAGAAGGGCGTCGCCGCGATCCCGCTTTCGCCGTTCTACGAAACGCCTCCGCAGGGACAGCGCCTGGCGCGCCTGTGCTTCGCCAAGAACGAGGCAACACTGGACGCCGCCATCGAGAGGCTGCAGAAGCTATGA
- the ccmA gene encoding heme ABC exporter ATP-binding protein CcmA translates to MTPDDRPAPPLLAARGLRFARNDEPVFGPLDFSVDAGEALLVQGDNGAGKTTLLRVLAGLLRADEGDIDLDGQPAGTARRARAIAYLSHLPGLKADLTAIENLDFLCGLHGRRRAQLPGNALAIVGLAGYEDTLARQLSAGQKKRLTLARLWMSPAPLWLLDEPYANLDLEGIELVNRMVQAHLREGGAALVTTHGAYAAPPVRTRMLVMAKGGTQ, encoded by the coding sequence ATGACGCCAGACGACCGACCTGCCCCGCCGCTGCTCGCAGCCCGCGGTTTACGCTTTGCGCGCAACGACGAGCCCGTGTTCGGCCCGCTCGACTTCAGTGTCGATGCCGGCGAGGCGCTGCTGGTCCAGGGCGACAATGGCGCCGGCAAGACCACCCTGCTGCGGGTGCTGGCCGGGTTGTTGCGGGCCGACGAGGGCGACATCGATCTCGACGGCCAGCCCGCCGGCACCGCCCGCCGCGCCCGCGCCATCGCCTACCTCAGCCACCTGCCCGGCTTGAAGGCGGACCTGACCGCGATCGAGAACCTCGACTTCCTCTGCGGCCTGCACGGCCGCCGGCGCGCGCAGTTGCCTGGCAACGCGCTGGCGATCGTCGGCCTGGCCGGGTACGAGGACACCCTCGCCCGCCAGCTCTCGGCCGGGCAGAAAAAGCGCCTGACCCTGGCGCGCCTGTGGATGTCGCCGGCGCCGCTTTGGTTGCTCGACGAGCCCTACGCCAACCTTGACCTGGAAGGCATCGAGCTGGTCAATCGCATGGTCCAGGCGCACCTGCGCGAAGGCGGGGCCGCCCTGGTCACCACCCACGGCGCCTACGCCGCGCCGCCAGTGCGGACGCGGATGCTGGTGATGGCCAAGGGGGGCACGCAATGA
- a CDS encoding DUF3293 domain-containing protein, which translates to MRELQIVNAVELATAYAAAEYVVVLDGDALPLRVGLPASDLEAYWPASRYAFITAWNPASQPRSDSANQAADALLVAQLDAVGATRHAAWAQDPSGQWREPGWLLAGIEETDLLRLAIEFGQAAVLAWHPGEPVRLRMLMPRPSAIPTVPAVEHTDWVAG; encoded by the coding sequence ATGCGCGAGCTGCAGATCGTCAATGCCGTCGAACTGGCCACCGCCTATGCCGCCGCGGAGTACGTGGTCGTGCTCGACGGCGATGCCCTGCCGCTTCGGGTCGGCCTGCCGGCGAGCGACCTGGAAGCCTACTGGCCGGCGTCGCGCTATGCCTTCATCACCGCCTGGAACCCGGCCTCGCAGCCGCGTTCGGACTCGGCCAACCAGGCCGCCGATGCCTTGCTGGTGGCCCAGCTCGACGCCGTCGGCGCGACCCGCCACGCGGCCTGGGCACAGGACCCGAGCGGCCAGTGGCGCGAACCGGGCTGGCTGCTGGCCGGCATCGAGGAGACCGACCTGCTGCGGCTGGCGATCGAATTTGGCCAGGCCGCCGTCCTGGCCTGGCACCCCGGCGAACCGGTCCGGCTGCGGATGCTGATGCCCCGCCCGTCCGCCATACCGACCGTTCCGGCGGTGGAACACACCGACTGGGTCGCGGGCTGA
- the ccmB gene encoding heme exporter protein CcmB has product MSATQTATLAGAARALLVRDMRLLWRRRGDALQPALFALLVVVLFALGLGGEKQALSKVAGAVLWLAVLLAGLLALDTLFRGDAEDGSLEQWMLAPVPLAWLVAVRTFMHWATSALPLLIATPFLAELLYLPREQLPVLLASLALGTPLLSLLGAVVAALTVGMRRSGILVALLALPLYVPVLVFGAGSVAAAAQHLDPTGALLLLGAGLVVSLVLAPLAAAAAIRIALS; this is encoded by the coding sequence ATGAGCGCCACCCAGACCGCCACCCTCGCTGGCGCCGCCCGCGCCCTGCTTGTGCGCGACATGCGCCTGCTCTGGCGCCGTCGCGGCGACGCGCTGCAACCGGCGCTGTTCGCGCTGCTGGTCGTGGTGCTGTTCGCGCTCGGCCTGGGCGGCGAGAAGCAGGCACTGTCCAAGGTCGCCGGTGCGGTGCTGTGGCTGGCGGTGCTGCTGGCCGGACTGCTCGCGCTCGACACCCTGTTCCGCGGCGACGCCGAGGACGGTTCGCTGGAGCAATGGATGCTCGCCCCGGTGCCACTGGCCTGGCTGGTGGCGGTGCGCACCTTCATGCACTGGGCCACCAGCGCGCTGCCGCTGCTGATCGCGACCCCGTTCCTGGCCGAGCTGCTGTACCTGCCACGCGAACAGCTGCCGGTGCTGCTGGCATCGCTGGCGCTGGGCACGCCGCTGCTGAGCCTGCTCGGCGCGGTCGTGGCTGCGCTGACGGTCGGAATGCGGCGCTCCGGTATACTTGTCGCGTTGTTGGCACTGCCGCTTTACGTGCCCGTGCTGGTGTTCGGCGCGGGCAGCGTGGCCGCCGCCGCGCAGCATCTCGATCCCACTGGCGCGCTGTTGTTGCTGGGCGCCGGACTGGTGGTTTCGCTGGTGCTGGCACCGCTGGCCGCCGCCGCCGCGATCCGTATTGCGCTCAGCTAG
- a CDS encoding OmpA family protein, with amino-acid sequence MVTRTFRNAGLVVALSAVTLAGCSSYIKRDEFDSTIADLRATDQKLQGQIDSLSQKHDALVTQLAGRVRVETGAHFATGDATLSDQDKPLLDDFARVVKESHSDALITVEGFTDPAGSAPANRRLGLQRAQSVRDYLVSSGLGAEQVRAVSYGEDQNRQVRAGAVGESGRDNRRVSLVVDYAGVGQQNAAPAPETSGG; translated from the coding sequence ATGGTTACCCGCACCTTCCGCAACGCCGGCCTTGTGGTCGCACTCAGCGCCGTCACCCTTGCCGGTTGCTCCAGCTACATCAAGCGCGACGAATTCGACAGCACCATCGCCGACCTTCGCGCCACTGACCAGAAGCTGCAGGGGCAGATCGATTCGCTCTCGCAGAAGCACGATGCCCTGGTCACCCAGCTCGCAGGACGCGTGCGTGTGGAAACCGGAGCGCACTTCGCCACCGGCGATGCGACGCTCAGCGACCAGGACAAGCCGTTGCTCGACGATTTCGCCCGCGTGGTCAAGGAAAGCCACTCCGACGCGCTGATCACCGTCGAAGGCTTCACCGACCCGGCCGGCTCCGCGCCTGCGAACCGTCGCCTTGGCCTGCAGCGTGCGCAGTCCGTGCGCGACTACCTGGTCAGCTCCGGCCTGGGCGCCGAGCAGGTTCGCGCAGTCAGCTACGGCGAAGACCAGAACCGCCAGGTGCGTGCAGGCGCCGTCGGCGAGTCCGGTCGCGACAACCGCCGTGTCTCGCTGGTGGTCGACTACGCCGGTGTGGGCCAGCAGAACGCCGCACCCGCGCCGGAGACCAGCGGCGGCTGA